The following nucleotide sequence is from Peribacillus sp. ACCC06369.
TTGTTACAGCTTTCACGCTTATCATAATGTATCCTTTCTTTCTAGGTTTATATAGATATGGATTCCGTAAGCAAAATTAGCTTAGTGACTTCATAATAGCAGGTGCATTTGTTTGAATAAGGCATTAAAAAAGGAGACCATAAAATATGTTAACAGTCGATAATTATATTGATTCTATAAAAGCTAACCTTGAGAAACATTCAGATTTGTTAGTAGGTAACCTTAAAAATATCATTACATACAACTATTTTTCTGATATAGATTTGTTGGATTTTACCGCATTTATTGAGCCTGCAAATTTTGAAATTTCAATAAGGATGTTCTCTATGGATAGAGAAGCTAACGAAGTTTTCTATGAAGGTAATGACACAACAGTTTATGCAGGTAGTGTTGATGTAATTCCTGATGTAACATACTATCAGTTAATCGACAATTCATTGGATAATTTTCTTGATAATTTTTACGAAGAAAACTATCCAGCAATATACGAGTTAGAACAAAAAGCATTTACAGATTGGTTTAGTCAATGTTGGAAAAAATCAGGTGGAGATATATTGAATTTACCATCATTCTTTGTTTTCAACGATGATACTAAATCATACGAGTTAAAGAATAATCAATGGATTGATGATGAAAAATGGTCATAAGAAACGATGAAGAATGCCTATATAAAGGCATTCTTTTTTATTATCGAAATATCAACATTAACGATTAATATAGCTTATATTTAAACATCTTAAATTTGCAACCAAAGCTTTCGCAGATTTATACTGAAACAGCTAATCTCAGGCCACTAAGGATCAGTTGGCCATCAAAACAGCTGAATATAACGCAAAGGTTAAAGAGCTTGCTGCAGCTAACAATACAATTAAAAACTTGAATGCTACACTTAAATATGCGGAAGAAAAGGCTGGACAAGCTGATAAGTTCGTCATTGAGATTATATAAAAAAATTCATTTTTTGTTATTGATAGGTTTTTGTATTACCTAATCTATATATTCTTAGGCAGCAAGGCTCATTATCTTGTGATTTTTAAAGGAAGTCTTTTCACTCCAAAAACGAACGGACTTGGAATCGCCTCCAGCTCAGTCCCTTTTACACCTTCTAATTTTGCAAATGTACTTAATAGTGTCACGAGAGCTACTTCTGCTTCTAGACGTGCAAGCGGGGCACCTAAACAAAAATGAATACCAAACCCGAAACTCAAATGAGGATTTAATTTTCTTTCTAACGTAAACCGATTAGGTTCTGCAAACTTTTGTTCATCCCGGTTTGCCGAAGCGACCCAGCAAATTACTTGTTCCCCCTTTTGGATTGTTGTGCCCCCAACTTTGACATGTTCCTTTGTAACACGGCCAATTGCCTGTATTGGAGGATAAAAGCGTAGTGTTTCTTCTACCAATTTTGGTATTAAAGGCAAATTTGTCCTAGCTTGTTCTTGAATGTTTTTATCTTCTGTCATATAGCGTACGGCATTTGTAATTAAATTAGTTGTTGTTTCATTGCCCGCAACTAATAATAAAACACAGAAAGATAGTACCTCGTCTTCTGTTAATTTTTCCCCATCAATTTTTGCCGCTAATAATAGCGAAATTAAATCTTCTTCAGGATTAATTTTTCTCTCTAAAATTATTTTTTTGAAATATTCTTTAAGAAACCCACTTCCTTCCTTACGTTTTTGTGCCATTCTTTGGAAGGCTTCATTTGAACCATCTTTGGCCCCTGCCACGAGAACATCAGAATAGGTTTTAAAAAGATCCCGATCCTTAGCAGGGACCCCTAATAATTCGGCAATTATAATGACAGGCAACGGACCAGCAAGATTATGAACGAGATCCATAGTCCCCTTCTCATTAACTTGATCGAGAAGGTAAAGTGTCACCTCTTCGATTTTATTTTTTAAATCCTTCACTGCTTTAGGAGTGAATGCCTTGTTCACTAAGTTTCTCATTTTCGTGTGTCTAGGAGGGTCCATTGTCAAAATGCTTCCTTGAAGAGTTCCAGCCCCTCGTTCCGATGAAAACAGTTTTGGATTTTTTAGAATATAATGAACGTCTTCATATCGAAACACATCCCAGCAGCTTCGAGCCTCGTCGTACCTTACGGGAGTTTTTTGTCGTAAACTATTAAAGATTGGAAAAGGAAATAATTGATCTGCGTTCGAATCAATTTCGCTCATGGGAATGAGATTAGCATACTGCTCCACTGCGCTTGTTGATTTACGTTCTTGTGTCATGGTTTCATTTCTCCTTTTATTGTGCCTAATATTCATACTGAAAATAGTCATGAACCGGTTCATTAACTAAGATAACAAACTCGTAATTTGGTTTCAATTGACATAAATTGAGATATTTTTCAATAAGAAGAAAGTAATAACTCGGAAAATTTGATTCACCACCTATTGAAAAACTCTTTTGAGTTTCATAGCTTCTCGTTTAAGGTTATGCAGGTACCCCAAGTCATGCCAGCAGTGTAATACTTAGCTTTTTATATTTATATTTCAAAAAACTCTCAAGCTATCCACAAAATTCCTACATATAAATCTATATTGATAATAAAGAAACAGTTGGGATGAAAATTGGATACGTATGATATCAGAAAAGTGATTCATTATTATACAAGTATGGTGTTTTGAAGGCACCGATAGCAGGATGGGTCGATCCTTTATCTGCTTTATATCCGGTAGATTTTAATAGGGACGGGATATATGAGCTCGAAACATATCAAAGGATAGCCGGAAGGTACAATGCCGATTAACTCGGAGTTGTACAGACCGTATTGAAATGGAACGGCAGTTAGGTCCTGACCGTCAAAATGTGGCTATCTTTGGACGGGATATAGCATTTAGAAAAGGAATGTTCATGAAGAAGGTAACAGGCGAAACCTTCGCCCAAAAGATACCGAAAGCATGAAATGTATTAAGGGGAATTATATTAATAAAAAGTAATCTAAAATATAGCGGAAAAATGGATAGGGGGCTTAGTGGATTAGGTCTTCCAATATTAATTTATCACATATTTCACGCAGAAATTGTAACGGGAGATCATCTAACAAACCATTATACCTATATTCAGCCTTATCCACTATTATTTTTAGTCTGCCGCTGAAGTTTTTACCAGAAGCAATAGGTGGGTTTCTGCAAAGGGTGTGTCAATCTAGGGATGCTGGCTACATTTAAAGGAAATTTCATAACTATCGGACAGAAAGGAAATCGTATAAATTGGATCTAATGGTCGGAGGGGAATATCAGTTGGAATTGTTTTCATTTCCTGATAGCCCTCATCGTCCAAGTTATCCTGAAGCAAGAGGGCTTAGACATCTTGCTTTTGAAGTGGAAGATATTAATCAAGCGATTGAAGATTTAGAAAAAGAAAACATTCCAGTCGAACCTAGTCGAACCTATCCGTGTTGATGAGTTAACAGGAAAAAGGTTTACCTTTTTTTGTGATCCGGATGATTTGCCTCTTGAAATATATGAAAAATTGCAATCACCAGTAGGGTTATGTTTATTTTGATATAAGAAAAGCCTTTCATCAAGGCGACCTAAAACCAAAAAGTATTTAAAATGAAAATGGAAATCATTTTGTGATTTCCATTTTCGCTTCTTTATTTTTTAGGACATAAAATCCGAATTAACTTAGTGTATTCATTTTTCCTTTACTTGGAATAAAGATTGGGGTTTCTACGACAAATGCTTTCCCTGTACGGGTAGTTCCAGTCAGAAAACTTTCTTGATTAAGTGTAACCATTCGATGCAGCCTGTTACTGTTAAAAATAAGAGAACCCCTTTGATTAAATTTCACGCCATCTATCCACAGCCTAAAATCATCCGATATAAACTCTCGGAATTTATCATTTTCTTCCATGTATGTTCCGATTCCTTTACCATCAATTATACTACCTGTATCGTGAAGTGGGTTCTGAAGGTTGATTTTTATCTAAGTGAATCCAGAGATAATCAAGCAGCCAAACGCTTTCTCAAGAAAGCCTTGGTTTTTTCGTATGTTTCAAGACCCTTATCATAACAGTGGATAAAAACCCAGCGTATCCTGTAGCCATTCAGGAGTTAAAAGAAGAAGAGTAGCCCGAAGGCATACAAATAACGCAAGTTAGTTATCTCAACATTATCGTGTAGCAGGATCAACGATTTATTAAAAAGCGTATTGTACAGAATGCTTGGCTTAAAGTCCTTTCGAACTGCTAAACGGATTATTGCGGGGATTGAAGCTATGCACATGATCTAAAAAGGACCAAACGTTCCAAGGAGGAGTCTGTCCAAAATCAGGTGAATTGTATCCACTAACTCTTGGATTAACCATAAAGTAGCATTCCGTTAGAAATCCTATTAGTTTTTTCAAATTCACAATATTTTACACTTTTAACGTTATTATTGCAGTATTGCTCCACAAAACTGTTACAGTGTAAAAGCCTCAAGACAATATTTCAAGTAAGCTTAAATGTGGACAAGGTAATTGTAAACGAGTTTGTAGACAAAAGGGGTTCCATCTGCAAAGTTGATTGGAACGGAAGGTGCGTGACTCCTGCGGGAAAAGCGCGTCCATGGGAGACCCACAGGCGCCAAGAGCGCCGAGGAGGCTCCCGGACCGCCCGCGGAAAGCAAGTGCCTGGAGTCGAAATCAACGTTCATATTTTACACTCCCTCAAAAAAATGTAGGCAATCTTAATATCGAGTTTGTCTACAGTCTGAACAAAAGGTGCTTCCTATACGAAGCACCTTTTGTTTAGCGTGCTTTTCTAACCCAATCCATCAAAATTTTCTGACCAAGCCCATCAGGTATTAGCTTTCTTCAGCGATGATTACAGCCCAGAGTGAACACAAATTCCTTTTCTTACTATGCCACTTCACAGCGAGATAGGAATTTTATTGAAGTTCTTACGTATCCATGATACCTTCAGGTTATAGTGAATGGTATGGGAGGAATTGGTTTTGAACACTAAAGCATTTTTATTGGCATCCATTACAGTTATTATTTGGGGATCTACATTCGCTGCTATTCGTGCAGGCTTACATGGCGGGTATTCAGCTGGCCATTTGGTACTTGTGCGTTATCTTATTGCATCAGGGATTTTTGTCCTATATGCTCTATGGCCTGGCGTGAAATTTCGACTCCCGAAAAAGGAGGATTTGTTGAGAATATCGATCCTTGCATTTATTGGTATTAGTATGTACCATATCGGGGTGACATTCGGGGAACTTACCGTTTCGGCGGGAACCGCTGGAATGCTGATTGGTTCAGCACCCGTTTTCATTGCGATCATTGCTGCTATCGTTTTAAAAGAACGCCTCGGCTTATTCGGATGGATTGGTTTAGGAATAGGATTCACAGGGATCACCTTAATTACATTGGGTACTGCAGGCCCTTCGCTAACTATTTCTGAAGGAGCCTTTTTAGTGCTGATGTCTGCTGTTGCTTCTGCGGTGTTTTTTGTTTTCCAAAAGCCGTTGTTTAGCCGTTATAATCCGATTGAATTGACAGCTTATTTCACATGGATCGGTACAATACCCTTTTTTATATTTTTTCCAGGGCTATTTCAAGAAATGCAACACGCTACAATGGAAGGACATTTATCAGCGATTTTTGTTGGTATTTTCCCTGCGGCCATCGGTTATGTTACATGGGCAGTCGCACTCTCGTTAGGAAAAGCCAGCTCCGTATCCAGTCTGTTATACATTGAACCTGTAATTGCCATTTTCATCGCATGGGTTTGGCTGCAGGAGGTACCCAGTACTCTTTCGGTCATTGGTGGTGTGATTGCGATATTAGGGGTCCTTGTCGTTAATGGGTTCGGAAAGTACAAATCAGTGATGAAAAAAGCAGCATGAAAACGTTTTTCCAAACTCGGGAAAGCGGGAGTTGGAGATGAAATGATGGATATAAAGGATGAAATGTTTTAAAGAAAAGTGGGGAGGTAAAATTGGTAAAACGAAAATTCATGGATACAGATATGAAAGAAGCAATCGAAAAGTTGCTTGAAATTGTTAATCATCAAATAGCTACACGCTGGGTTGCAGACTGTGCTTGGTTAAACAAAGATTGTTTAAAATCCTAGTAAAGTAGTTGGAAATGACATCGGATCCTAAAGATTCATGGGAGGCAATCACTTGGAAATTGAACAAAGACTGTACGAAATGGTCATTGACTTAATAAAGGAAAGATACCCTGAAGGATGGGGCGGTGCAGCGGCAGTATGGTTAGAAGATGGTACGGCTTTAACCAGCGTAGCTCCTGATATAATAAACGATTCAACAAATCTTTGTATGGAAACAGGAGCCATATTAGAGGCTCATAAATTGAATAAGAAAATTACTCATTCAATATGTGTAGTTCGTGATGATGAGAAGTCAGAATTTAAAGTGCTTTCTCCCTGTGGAATATGTCAAGAAAGGCTTTTTTACTGGGGTCCGTCAGTTAAAGTGGCAGTAAGTTTACCAAGACACGACCTAACGTTCAAAACATTAGCAGAAGTGCAACCGTATCATTGGACTGCAGCTTATGATGAATATAAGGAAAAATGGACTGATAAATAAATTCAAGAAAGTACAATGTCGGTTGAGTCTTAGATAGGGTGCGAGCTTATTTAGAAAAGAGAAAGATATTTCAGGTCTTAAAAGATATACAGATTACGCTAATGAAAAAGAGATAATAACATCTAAATCTAAAGATAACCGGTTTTGGAAAAAACAAAATGATGATTAGAGCATGACGGTTTGAAAAATTCAACATTATATTTGGCTCCAAAATAAGGGAATCCCCCCAGGTTGATGAGATTGTTAATTATACCTGGGGAATTGGATTTTTTCGTCTTTTAAATTAATTAAAATTAAATCTATTTTTAAAGTCCCAATCTAATTTAAATGAATTATTTTCACCTGTTAAAAATTTATAATCGACGTAGGATTTTTCTTTTTTAGACATTTCATCGACAAATGGGGAATAGGTACGGAAAAACAGTTTGTTCTTCTTTTCATCAAATTCTACTAGTCTTAGCCAGCCATTTCCCCCTCGATAATTTGTTTGGTAATTGACTAGCATTTGAATGACATCATTTCCTGCTGTGTTTTGTTTTACACGATGTGCTATCCCGAAATAATGTCCATTTACAGTCATGAACACTTGATTGTGGTTCTTTACAAGTTCATCCCAAATCAGTTTGCCATTAGATGACTCGACGGCATTGGTTTTATCATCCTTAACCTTTGGAAAAATAATATCATGTGAGACGAGGATGGTCGGTTTATCTTTATGCTGATTCAGAACCTGTTTTGACCATTCCAAGTCCTTATGCAGATTTTTCATATCCACTATTAAGACTAAGTATTCATAGCTCCCTGCCTTAGCTATTGCATATGAGCTATACCCAGAGTGAGACGACCCCTTATAGTATTTTTTATTCATAAAACGCTGCGGCCCATAATGTGTTAAGAAAGGATCTCCGTCAGCATAGTCATGATTCCCTGCAGCCATCATATATGGAACTTGATTTTTATCCAGATGGGAAATGGCTCCGAGGGAAATCTGCCATTGTTTTTCTGAATCACTATCGACAATGTCCCCAACAAATGTATTCATAACGATATTGTTCTTCTTTGTGTTATTGGAAATCCAGTTCATTTGGCTTTTGAAAATCTCTGGGTTTTGGCTTGAATATTTCTGGGTATCTGGAATGAAAAGGAAATTGTAATTCTTTTTATTCGTTAGAAAGGGTAAAGCCTTGTTTGATCCTTCGAATGGTTCATCATCACGAGCATCCTGCACAAGCCATTCTTTTTCAGTCAAAGCCTTATTAGCAATTCTTATTTCCTGGATATTCCCTTTGAATAGTGCATTAAACTTATTTCCCCACTCAGATGCTCCGATGTTCCAGCCTTTACCTTTAACTGCTGCAATACCTATTACTTTTTCTGATTTTCCGTAATCACTAACGCCATTCAAAGTTAAAGTCGTCGTGTTACCGTCATTAACAACCGCCAAATGGTACCATTCATCAGCATTTAATGATCGAGACCAATTGCTTACATTGTAATTTAAATTAGATGGATGGCTTGTCCATTGGATTTTTTGATCACTGGATACAGTTAAAGCAGAAAGGATTTTCTTCTCACCTTCCAATTTATTAAGATCGGTAGCCTGTCCTTGTCTAGAAAAAAGCCCCATGACACTCTTGGAATCACTTGGCAACTTAAAAATCGCTTCAATGGTAAAACCCTTATCGAATTTCTCCGAATTGATGGGTGAACCCTTTATGGTTTTAAAATATCTTCCTGAAGGGGCGTTTTCGTAATTAGCGAACGCCAAGCTATCCACTTCTTCTTGATCATAATAATCTTCTGCAGACCATTTCATCATATTTTTTAACTTAGGCGAGGCAGGATCCCCTATCGTCACTAACTCTAAATCATTTCCATGTTTGCTTGTATCTTCTATAATTAAATTACCTTTATCGATTGAACCGCTTTTAACATGTTGTTTTGTGAATTTCCAATTTGCCACGATATTGCTTCGATTATTTTCAGCAACGGAATCAGCCGATTTGGCAATACCAGGAACAATCATACATAAGAGTGAGAGACCTATTAATGCTTTTTTCATTCTCATAAAACATTCACCCCATTACATTTTGATTAAGCGATATACATTTAACCTTTTTACTACCTGGATTAATTTGTAGCGTACTAAGCCAAGGTAGATTCCGTACAGCTGCAATATGGTATAGTTTGCTTATCTTCTCGATAACTTATTAAGGATGAGTAAAAAAGTCTTATTCCTAATAAAGACATTAGGAGATAAGGCCTAATGGATTCGATTTGACTTTTTGAAGGTTCGCTCTAATCAAGGATTACTAGGTAATTGAAAATAGGATCAATATGAAGATTCATTATAAAATTGAACTTCTGACAGCCGGAAGGTAGACAAGCGATGCTACTATAAGGACAGTGATTCATCAAGATAACGAGGTGAAAGAAATGGTAAGAAGGAGATAGGTAGCCTCCTGAAATAGATGTGGTATTAATCTTAGGAGGCTATCTTGATTTATAGGAGATGTATGAATAATGAAACAAAACAAATATGATGATACAAATTTCTTTTCTGCTTATGAGCAAATGCCCCGATCGATCAAAGGACTTGAAGCTGCGGGAAAATGGCATGTATTAAAAGAACTAATGCCAAATCTGCGCAATAAGAGTGTACTTGATTTGGGCTGCGGTTTCGGATGGCATTGCCGATTTGCCCGTGAGCAACAAGCTAGTTCCGTGATTGGTGTGGATATTTCGGACAATATGCTTCAAAGAGCTCGTGAAAAAACGGATGACCGTTTCATTTCGTATATTAAGATGCCAATTGAAGACATCGATTTTTCCGGCTCTGAATTTGATGTGGTCATCAGTTCGTTGGCTTTTCATTACATTGAGTCGTATGAGGCAATCTGCAAGAAGGTCTATGATTGTCTAAAGCCTGGAGGCACTTTTGTTTTCTCGGTTGAACATCCAATTTTTACTTCTCGAAACGAGCAAGCATGGTATGTAGATAAACAAGGAAATCATCTGCATTGGCCAGTTGACAACTATCAATCCGAAGGTGTACGTGAAACAACCTTTTTAACTGAAAACGTTGTAAAGTATCATCGTACGAGTTCAACTTATATAAATGACTTGATTGGTGCTGGTTTCAGCATTAGGGCAGTAAAGGAACCGATGCCTTCTGATGAAATGCTAAGAAGTGTTCCTGAAATGAAAGATGAAAATCGAAGGCCGATGTTTCTAATGATTTCAGCAGTGAAGTAAATGGATTCTTTAAATGATTGAAACAAGTAAGGCGTTTCTACGAAAGTAGGGACGCCTTTTAGTTATTACATTTATTCTCTAAGCAATAAAGCGTTGATTATCGGTGTTAATTAGGTAATGATTAAAACAGTAAAATATGGAAAAGAGGACTTTGGAGGAGGGAAATAGGATGGGGAATGTATTTCCGCTTATTGAAACACGACGATTGATTTTAAGGGAAGTAACGATAGAAGACGCGGGTGATATGTTTAAATATCTATCTGATACGGATGTAGTGAAGCCAATGGGGTTAGATCCATGCCAATCAGTAAATGACGTATGGGATGAAATTAAGTGGTACGAATCTATATTCCAAGAAGGTTCGGGAATTAGATGGGGAATTACATTAAAAGATTCCGGTAGGGTTATAGGAAGTTGTGGTTTTCTGAATATGGTCACCAATCATCAAAGAGCTGAAATTGGATATGAGTTAAGTAAAGATCATTGGCGAAAAGGCATTGCTAGTGAGGCATTGGAAGCCGTTGTTATGTATGGTTATTGTCACTTTCACCTAGAAAGGATTCAAGCTTTAATTGAACCAGATAATCACCCATCCCAAAAACTAGTCGAAAAACAAGGCTTTAGAAGAGAAGGTTTGCTTAGGCATTATGAATATACTTGTGGCAAATTCGATGATTTATATATGTACTCACTCATAAAAGAAGATCTTAACGGCATCATGCATTGTGAAGACCGCTAACTAAGTGCGCGGTCACATTTTGTCGACAAAATGGGTTTCGGAATGCATTCATCCCGAAACCCTTTCACGATTTTACGGAGGGAATGATTACCACTTTTTTTAAGGGGATTTTAGCGGTCTCATGCTGAAGACAAACTCAATGGAAAGCGAGTTTGACTTCAGTTTAAAAAACGTTCCGGTTTTTTTCAGAAATCAGCTCCCTTTCGGCCGACTGTATGCCAAGACCACCTAACCGCAGGCGTCTTTGGTGTCTGCCAGTTACTCCAGGAGTGTCGTGTGAATTTCTTCAATCTAATAAGTGTTTCATAAAACAGTAAAAATCCATAATGGAAACTAGTCTTAAACATGGTTCGGGATGAACAGCCTAATGTAAAAAAATTCTAGTTGATTGGAATGGAAGGTACGAGACTCCTGCGGGATAAGCGCGTCCAAGGGAGACCCCACAGGCGCAAAGAGCGCCGAGGAGGCTCCCGGACCGCCCGCGGAAAGCGAGTGCCTGGAATGGAAATCAACGTTCAAATTTACAAACCCTCAAAAAAGTAAAAGCGGTCTTTTTTATAGCTGAAAATTCATAAATTTCAGTCTCCCTATTTGCTTGTATAATCTCTTTCAACCTTACAAATTCGGGTTGAGTATGACGAGTACCAATCTTTCATGCCTTTTTCTTGTGCCTTTTTGTGAGCAGCATTTTCTTTCCAAAGCTTTATGGCATCCAGGGACTTCCAGTAGGATACGGTAATTCCTAACCCGTTTTGATCTCTTACACTTTCGACTCCTAAATAGCCATCTTGTTGAGCGGCAAGTTCATCCATGAAATCAGCGGTTGAATTGTAACTTGTGTCATCCGTATCGCTTCTTTCAGAAGTGAAAATACAAGCGTAATAGGGCGGTTCAGGGGTATTTGCAAAAAACATGAAATGATGCCTCCTTCTAACTTAATATTCAAAATAATAACACATCCGGAAGAACATGGGGAGGGTCTGTCTCCTGATAAAGCTGATTGTAATATGAAAAGCCATTCCCGGAAAGTAACCATTTTCAGACAGTCAATGAAGGTGATGGTGGGCGTTGGTCTTCAGCCAAGAAACTAGCACAAGACAGAAAGTCCACTAATCCGCAGGTCATAGGAAGAAGGGATTTTTTTCTGATTCACGAATATATTAATTTGAAGGTTTTACAAAAAAAGGAGATGGTTTTCTTGTGCGGGATTCGTCAGTAAACATATAGAAAGGGATGCATTTTTACCGAAACATCGCGATATTCTTTTGGGAAATGCATTAAAAGATTTATCGGCAGATCCAGATGTTTTGGCTATTTACCTAGCCGGTTCATTAGCAAAAGGAAACTATGATAATTACTCTGATATCGATTTGCATACCATTGTTATACCAGAACGGAAAGCAGGTTTTTTAAAGGAAAAAAGGAATAGAGCCAATAACTGGGGATATGTTTCATTTCACGAAGACTACAATCCTTCATCACCGTACGTTGTCTCTCATTATGAGTCCTTTGTGAAAGTGGATAGCTGGTATCACTCACCTGAGGAAATGGTACCTTCTATTTGGTTAAAAGAGGTTGAAGTCCTTTATGATCCCCTAAATATTTTGAGCCATGTTATTAAGGAATCAGCTAAGCAAGTGTATAAACCCTCACCGGATGAAGTTGACCATTGGAGAGGAAAGCTGCTTGCATTTGTCCACGAAACCTACCGAGCTATTATGAGGGAAGAAATATTTCATGCACTATCCAATCTTGATAGGATACGATGGTTGATTGTGTCTGGTTGGTATATGGAAATGGAAGAACACGTAGATGGACCCTATGGAGTATGGACGAAAATCGAAGGTGAAAGAAGTAAATTAGATGAAAAGCAATTATCCCTTTTGGAAGGTTGGGATTGTGGCCGTAATACAAATGAAATCATGAAAACGTTAAGAGATATGATCCCAGAATTCCTTAGACTTAATAAATACCTTTGCACACAAGTGGGTGTCGAAGCAAATGAAGACCATATCAAACGAATAATGGATATGGCTATCTGATACTTTTGCTAAGGTTAAGGGACATCCTACATTTGGAACTCAGGAAATAACATTAGTGTAATCACTTTTGGAGGGATGACTAAGTGGCAGAATTGGTATATCATGTAGCCGTTTCACTGGACAATTTCATTGCCGATCAAGCAATGTTGGAAGGGGATATCAATCATTCTTTTTTCTTATTTGAAGGAGATCATGTCCCAGACTTTTTATCTGATATCCAGCATTATGAAGCGGTGTTGATGGGAAGTAAAACATATGAATTTGGATTTCAATTCGGATCTAAACCGGGTGAACCAGGCTATAAGGGTTTGAAACATTATATATTCTCGAGCTCCCTTCAGTTTGAATCGAATGAGGAGGTAGAACTTATCAAAGGAAACGCCGTGGCGTTTATTAAAAACCTCAAGCAGCAAGCTGACGGAAAGCTATGGCTTTGCGGAGGCGGAGAACTGGCTGGAACGTTATTAAAACATAAACTCATTGATCAATTGGTGTTGAAAGTGAATCCAGTCATAATCGGTGAAGGCATCCCTCTTTTCGGCAGCGTTAAGCCGAGTCTAAAATTAGATTTAGTTGAAATGAAACAATATCCAAACGGAGTGATTAAACCCACATATAATATTATTTATACTTAGGAATATGGGTAAAACTTCATCTCCCAATTCAGGGGTGTTTTACTGCAGTAGTGGGGGGGCGTTGGAGCAGCCCCCTTTTTTAATGCAACAAATCTTCATTCGG
It contains:
- a CDS encoding dihydrofolate reductase family protein, which encodes MAELVYHVAVSLDNFIADQAMLEGDINHSFFLFEGDHVPDFLSDIQHYEAVLMGSKTYEFGFQFGSKPGEPGYKGLKHYIFSSSLQFESNEEVELIKGNAVAFIKNLKQQADGKLWLCGGGELAGTLLKHKLIDQLVLKVNPVIIGEGIPLFGSVKPSLKLDLVEMKQYPNGVIKPTYNIIYT